The genomic window CCACAAAACGGCGCTTGGCCGGATAACGCGGCGGCAGCTTCACCCAGGCGTTACGGTGGTCGATACGCCACATCATGTAGGGCAGGCCCTCGCCCATATGGCCGAGAATGATGTTGAGGCGCGGGTGTTCATCGAACAGGCCCGACGCCATGAGGCGCAGCGCATGTACGGCCGTTTCCTGCGCAAAGGCCCAGGTGGGGCCGAGCAGCCATGGATGGCCGTCATAGATGCGGGAATCCTGCGGCAGCGGGTTGCGCGGATGCAGGTAAAACGGCACGTCGAGTTTTTCCACCTCACCCCAGAAGGGGCGATATTGCGGCAGGTCGTAATAAAGCGGCGTCTGGCCGTCACCCTCCTGACTGAAACCGTTGACGAGCGCACCGACGAAACCGAGATCGTTGACGCAGCGCTGCAATTCCTCCGTCGCCGCATCCGGGTCCTGCAAAGGCAGCGCGGCAAAGGCGAGGAAACGATCCGGCCGCTTGGCGCATTCTTCGGCCAGCGCATCATTAGCACGCCGCGCGATCTCGATTGCCTTGGTCTTGTCGGGAATGGCCTGCACCGCCGGGGCATTCAGCGACAGGATCATGGTTTCGATGCCATGCGCATCCATCAGCTTCAGGCGCGTATCCTGAATGTCGAGCAGGCGGTGCTGCAATTCCGTCCAGTAATCGCCGGGCACGAAACCGGCCGAATCCTGAAGTGTTTCCGGGATTGCGAAATGCTCCTCGAGAGCGACCTTGCCTTGCATGTAGTTTCCTCCGAAATTCGCTGTTGGTTTGCCGCCTGAGTGGCGATCAATATTGGCCCTTGGGTTCGAGGCCGAGCATGCTCTGGCCGATCATCGTGCCCACGGCATCCCAGTTCATGCTGATGTGACGGCCGACCGCATTGGCATCCCGCCAGGCGCGCTGCACCGGGTTCGCCAGATCGAGCCCGACGCCGCCGGTGGAATCGTTCAGCGCCTGCACCGCACGCAACGAGAGCGACACGGCAAAGGACTGGCCGCGACGGCTCGAAAGGCGGTCATCCACCGTAAATTCCGCCCGGCCTTCGATCCGGGCCTGCGCCAGCGCCTGAGCGCGCGAGACGTCGCGCAGCAAGATTTCGCAGGCGGCATCAACACTCGCCGCCGCTTCCGCGACGCGCAGCTGGATGGTCGGAAATTCCGCCATGCGGTTGTTACCACCCGCCACCGCGCCGCGTGTGACCCGGCCGCCGACATGATCGACATAGGCGGCAAGCGCGCCCTTGGCCGCGCCGACGCCGGCCGCCGCGAGACAGGAGGGGATGCCGGTCAGAAGCGGCATGTTGAACAGACCCTCTTCCGCATAATATCGTCCGCCGGGCGTGTGGCCGCTGGTGGCGTCTGGAAAGGTCAG from Agrobacterium tumefaciens includes these protein-coding regions:
- the tsdA gene encoding gamma-resorcylate decarboxylase, with translation MQGKVALEEHFAIPETLQDSAGFVPGDYWTELQHRLLDIQDTRLKLMDAHGIETMILSLNAPAVQAIPDKTKAIEIARRANDALAEECAKRPDRFLAFAALPLQDPDAATEELQRCVNDLGFVGALVNGFSQEGDGQTPLYYDLPQYRPFWGEVEKLDVPFYLHPRNPLPQDSRIYDGHPWLLGPTWAFAQETAVHALRLMASGLFDEHPRLNIILGHMGEGLPYMMWRIDHRNAWVKLPPRYPAKRRFVDYFNENFHITTSGNFRTQTLIDAILEIGADRILFSTDWPFENIDHASDWFHATSIAEADRVKIGRTNARRLFKLDGR